The Spirosoma radiotolerans genome has a window encoding:
- a CDS encoding glycosyltransferase family 2 protein, with amino-acid sequence MKVSIITVVYNGAEFVRDCIESILNQTYSNIEYIIVDGKSTDGTVDIVKSYGTKVARFISEPDKGLYDAMNKGIRLATGDIIGLLNADDFYRHNRVIENMVATFEQTDSDAVYGDMLYVDRNDTKKLKRYWRSGWYSENAFLWGWMPGHLSFFAKRWLYEKHGLFRLDMKSAADYELMLRFIHKNKAKLAYMNEVTIVMRAGGISNSSLQNRLRANREDQLAWQLNDLKPYFFTFWLKPLRKLKQYVSKPPETLDK; translated from the coding sequence GTGAAAGTATCGATCATAACGGTTGTGTATAATGGGGCTGAATTTGTTCGGGATTGTATCGAATCGATTCTAAACCAAACTTACTCCAACATCGAATATATTATAGTAGACGGGAAATCGACCGATGGCACGGTGGACATCGTAAAGTCATACGGCACGAAAGTTGCCCGATTTATATCGGAACCAGACAAAGGCCTGTATGATGCGATGAACAAAGGAATCCGGCTAGCAACCGGCGACATCATCGGCCTGTTAAATGCCGACGATTTCTACCGACATAACCGGGTCATCGAGAACATGGTCGCCACGTTTGAGCAAACGGACAGCGATGCCGTTTATGGCGATATGCTCTACGTAGACCGGAACGATACTAAAAAGCTGAAACGGTACTGGCGATCAGGCTGGTATAGCGAAAATGCCTTTTTATGGGGCTGGATGCCAGGGCACTTATCGTTTTTTGCCAAGCGGTGGTTGTATGAAAAACACGGCCTCTTTCGGCTCGATATGAAAAGCGCTGCGGACTACGAGTTGATGTTACGCTTCATTCACAAAAATAAAGCCAAACTTGCGTACATGAATGAAGTGACCATTGTTATGCGGGCAGGCGGCATCAGCAACAGCAGTTTACAGAATCGGCTTCGGGCCAACCGCGAAGATCAATTAGCCTGGCAACTGAATGACTTGAAACCTTACTTTTTCACCTTTTGGCTTAAGCCCTTACGCAAGCTCAAACAATATGTGAGCAAGCCGCCCGAAACGTTAGATAAATAA
- a CDS encoding glycosyltransferase family 4 protein yields the protein MNIDLLIAFLQNKFGDEHFTFGLYQCVLSFLVACFVAVVAIPVIIKISELKSLMENPGARRSHSTPTPTFGGIAIFAAILIAYFLWPSIDQTDIYTTNLSIAGMTILFFIGIKDDLVGIDPAKKLMFQVLAAMILILFGDLRVDYMYGIMGFHHIQPVISIFLTCFIFITLINAINLIDGIDGLAGGISTIASGTFGAWFLLTNHFTMACMAFTLAGGLLGFLRFNFSKTSKIFMGNTGSLIIGFMLAFFAVRFVNLNAAYRYEPTAFFNAPIIAIVILIVPIFDTLRVFLVRILAGRSPFSADRNHMHHILLDNGLSHVAATAVLCGISLFNTVMFLLLHRNISNTLSLIILGCLFGLYMLISFTLKMRVMYVSTHPRRRKAVLRRELQNGIVGRRIIDYL from the coding sequence ATGAATATTGATTTGTTGATTGCGTTCCTGCAAAATAAATTTGGTGACGAGCACTTTACGTTCGGCCTGTACCAATGCGTGCTCTCTTTTCTGGTAGCCTGCTTTGTTGCCGTTGTGGCCATTCCGGTTATCATTAAGATTTCTGAGTTAAAATCACTGATGGAAAACCCCGGCGCCCGCCGGTCGCACTCAACACCAACGCCAACCTTTGGAGGCATAGCCATCTTTGCAGCCATTCTTATTGCCTATTTCCTCTGGCCCAGCATCGACCAGACTGACATCTACACCACGAATTTGTCCATTGCCGGGATGACAATACTGTTCTTCATCGGTATTAAAGACGATCTGGTCGGCATCGATCCGGCCAAGAAACTTATGTTTCAAGTGCTGGCAGCCATGATTTTGATTCTGTTCGGTGATCTTCGGGTCGACTACATGTACGGTATTATGGGGTTTCACCATATCCAGCCCGTTATTAGTATTTTCTTAACCTGCTTCATTTTCATTACGCTGATCAATGCCATCAACCTCATTGATGGCATTGATGGCCTGGCGGGTGGTATTTCAACCATTGCCAGTGGCACGTTTGGTGCGTGGTTTTTGCTGACGAATCATTTTACAATGGCCTGCATGGCGTTTACGCTGGCCGGTGGATTGCTGGGGTTCCTACGGTTCAATTTTTCAAAAACCAGCAAAATCTTCATGGGGAATACCGGCTCACTGATCATTGGATTCATGCTGGCTTTCTTTGCGGTCCGGTTCGTTAACCTAAACGCAGCCTATCGGTACGAGCCAACTGCCTTTTTCAATGCACCCATCATTGCCATCGTCATTCTGATTGTGCCCATTTTTGATACCTTACGGGTGTTCCTGGTCCGGATTTTGGCGGGGCGGTCGCCGTTTTCGGCCGATCGGAATCACATGCACCATATTCTGCTGGACAACGGCCTGTCGCACGTGGCGGCAACGGCTGTTCTGTGCGGAATCTCCCTGTTCAATACGGTTATGTTCCTGCTTTTGCACCGTAACATTTCAAACACGCTGTCCTTAATCATTCTGGGCTGTTTGTTCGGGTTGTACATGCTCATCAGTTTTACGCTCAAAATGCGGGTTATGTACGTGTCGACCCATCCGCGCCGTCGGAAAGCGGTGTTGCGCAGAGAGTTACAAAATGGCATTGTTGGCCGTCGTATTATCGACTACCTATAA